A single region of the Apodemus sylvaticus chromosome 7, mApoSyl1.1, whole genome shotgun sequence genome encodes:
- the Msantd2 gene encoding myb/SANT-like DNA-binding domain-containing protein 2 isoform X5 — MAAPCGSELPANSPLKIPKMEVLSPASPGDLSDGNPSLSDPSTPRGASPLGPGSAAGSGAAASGGLGLGLGGRSAASSSVSFSPGGGSGGAAAAAAAACRGMSWTPAETNALIAVWGNERLVEARYQQLEGAGTVFGSKAPGPAMYERVSRALAELGYERTPSQCRERIKDFQSVLSKPC, encoded by the exons ATGGCTGCGCCCTGTGGCTCGGAGCTGCCCGCCAACTCGCCGCTAAAAATTCCGAAGATGGAGGTGCTCTCCCCGGCTTCTCCTGGCGACCTGAGCGACGGGAACCCATCGCTGTCCGACCCTTCCACGCCTCGGGGAGCCTCCCCTCTCGGGCCGGGCAGCGCGGCGGGCTCGGGGGCCGCGGCGTCCGGGGGTCtcgggctggggctggggggccGCAGCGCTGCCTCGTCCTCGGTCTCCTTCTCGCccggcggcggcagtggcgggGCTGCGGCGGCCGCTGCCGCCGCCTGCCGGGGCATGTCGTGGACGCCGGCAGAGACGAACGCGCTCATCGCTGTGTGGGGCAACGAGCGGCTGGTGGAGGCGCGGTACCAGCAGCTGGAGGGAGCCGGCACGGTATTCGGCAGCAAGGCCCCTGGGCCGGCCATGTACGAGCGCGTGTCCCGGGCCCTGGCCGAGCTAGGCTACGAGCGGACCCCGTCCCAGTGCCGGGAGCGCATCAAG GATTTTCAAAGTGTACTATCAAAGCCTTGCTGA
- the Msantd2 gene encoding myb/SANT-like DNA-binding domain-containing protein 2 isoform X6, whose product MAAPCGSELPANSPLKIPKMEVLSPASPGDLSDGNPSLSDPSTPRGASPLGPGSAAGSGAAASGGLGLGLGGRSAASSSVSFSPGGGSGGAAAAAAAACRGMSWTPAETNALIAVWGNERLVEARYQQLEGAGTVFGSKAPGPAMYERVSRALAELGYERTPSQCRERIKMKCQFQREH is encoded by the coding sequence ATGGCTGCGCCCTGTGGCTCGGAGCTGCCCGCCAACTCGCCGCTAAAAATTCCGAAGATGGAGGTGCTCTCCCCGGCTTCTCCTGGCGACCTGAGCGACGGGAACCCATCGCTGTCCGACCCTTCCACGCCTCGGGGAGCCTCCCCTCTCGGGCCGGGCAGCGCGGCGGGCTCGGGGGCCGCGGCGTCCGGGGGTCtcgggctggggctggggggccGCAGCGCTGCCTCGTCCTCGGTCTCCTTCTCGCccggcggcggcagtggcgggGCTGCGGCGGCCGCTGCCGCCGCCTGCCGGGGCATGTCGTGGACGCCGGCAGAGACGAACGCGCTCATCGCTGTGTGGGGCAACGAGCGGCTGGTGGAGGCGCGGTACCAGCAGCTGGAGGGAGCCGGCACGGTATTCGGCAGCAAGGCCCCTGGGCCGGCCATGTACGAGCGCGTGTCCCGGGCCCTGGCCGAGCTAGGCTACGAGCGGACCCCGTCCCAGTGCCGGGAGCGCATCAAG
- the Msantd2 gene encoding myb/SANT-like DNA-binding domain-containing protein 2 isoform X4 encodes MAAPCGSELPANSPLKIPKMEVLSPASPGDLSDGNPSLSDPSTPRGASPLGPGSAAGSGAAASGGLGLGLGGRSAASSSVSFSPGGGSGGAAAAAAAACRGMSWTPAETNALIAVWGNERLVEARYQQLEGAGTVFGSKAPGPAMYERVSRALAELGYERTPSQCRERIKLVRCPDLNAVLQLWPHRC; translated from the coding sequence ATGGCTGCGCCCTGTGGCTCGGAGCTGCCCGCCAACTCGCCGCTAAAAATTCCGAAGATGGAGGTGCTCTCCCCGGCTTCTCCTGGCGACCTGAGCGACGGGAACCCATCGCTGTCCGACCCTTCCACGCCTCGGGGAGCCTCCCCTCTCGGGCCGGGCAGCGCGGCGGGCTCGGGGGCCGCGGCGTCCGGGGGTCtcgggctggggctggggggccGCAGCGCTGCCTCGTCCTCGGTCTCCTTCTCGCccggcggcggcagtggcgggGCTGCGGCGGCCGCTGCCGCCGCCTGCCGGGGCATGTCGTGGACGCCGGCAGAGACGAACGCGCTCATCGCTGTGTGGGGCAACGAGCGGCTGGTGGAGGCGCGGTACCAGCAGCTGGAGGGAGCCGGCACGGTATTCGGCAGCAAGGCCCCTGGGCCGGCCATGTACGAGCGCGTGTCCCGGGCCCTGGCCGAGCTAGGCTACGAGCGGACCCCGTCCCAGTGCCGGGAGCGCATCAAG